CACTGGGTTGATTTCGATCCTGTGTTCTCCGAAGTTCCTGTACATTGTCGAACCATCTTCCTCGGATCATCGACGCGAGTTGAATGACTGGGAGCTTGCCTCTCGTTTAAGTTACTTCCTTTGGTCTAGCATGCCGGATGATGAACTATTTCGACTTGCTGAGAGTGGGCAGCTGAGCCAGCCTGAGGTCCTTTCAGCCCAGGTCGATCGCATGTTGGCTGATGACAAGAGCCAAGGTTTCGTGCAGGGATTTGGAGCCCAATGGCTAAAAACGGATGAGTTCCGCAATTTCATGCCCGATGCCAATTTGTACAAGGAGTACGACGAGTCACTCGGCGAAGCCATGGTTGGTGAGGTGATCGCGTTCTTTAACGAGGTCCTCCGGCAAGACGAGTCCGCACTGTTATTCTTCGATGCGGACTGGACCATGCTCAATGAACGACTCGCGAAGTTCTACGGCATCGATGGTATCAATGGTGACCATTTCCAGCGGGTTACACTGCCGAAAGATTCTCCTCGCGGCGGACTACTGGGCATGGCAGGTGTCGCCATGCGTGGTTCTGATGGCAACCGGACTAAGCCCGTCAATCGAGGTGTTTATGTCCGAGAGGTTCTCTTTAACGACCCTCCGAACCCACCACCTCCCAATGCCGGAGAAGTCGAACCGAACATCCAAGGCGAGAAACTGACGGTACGCCAGCGATTAATTCAACACCAACAGATTCCTTCGTGTGCGACATGTCATCGAACGATTGATTGCTATGGAATGGCCCTGGAAAACTTTAATGCCATTGGTGCGTGGCGAACGCATCAGGACGGAGAGGACTTCCGCGGTCGTAACACGCCACCGATTGACGCCTCTGGCATGCTTCCCAACGGACAGACATTCGAGAGTTTCGCTGAATTCAAGTCGCTACTACTCAATCAGAAAGACCGCTTTGCACATGGTTTGGCGGAAAAAATGCTGACCTACGCACTAGGTCGGCCCATCGAACCGACTGACCGCGTATTGATCGATCAACTTGCTCATCAGATGCAGTCAAACGATTATAAAATCACCTCCCTAATACATGGGGTGGTCGCCAGCCACGCATTTCATACCAAATAGTTCGCGCACTTTTATAGGATGGAATCCTCATGCCCAACTCCAAGACTCCTTGGATGTCGCGCCGTACTTTCCTGCGTGGAAGCGGGGTGGTCATGGCTCTTCCTTACCTCGAAGCGATGATGCCTTCGAGCGTTCTATCTGCACCCACACCGCAAGCGCCACCTCGGATAGGCATGTTCTACCTGGGCACAGGCATGAACATGCGGCAGTTCTGGCCTACACAGGAAGGACTCGACTACCAGGCCTCTCGCATTTTAAAGCCGCTTGATAAGCACCGTGGCCAGTTCACGGCGATCAATGGTACTTTCCTGAAAGCAGGGGGCGGTCACGACGGTGCTTATCCATTTAGTACTTCGATTGCCAAAGGGGAACGCCAGCGGCAAAGCCCCGATCAGGACGCCGCTCTCGCGATCGGCACTGATACGCGCTTCTCCTCGCTGCAGTTGTCTGTAGATCGAGGAACGAACTACGGAAGTCAGGCTCTCGCGACGATCTCATGGAACGAGCAAGGCGTACCCCTTGCTGCCGAGAACGATCCCAAGGTGCTCTTCGACCGACTTTTTCGACCGGACACTCAAGAGCAGAAAGCTGAGGAAAAGAACGAGTTCCGCCGCCGGCAATCGATTCTTGACCTGGTTCGTGATGACGCGAAGCAGTTGGCTGGCCGCCTGGGGCAGACGGATCGTGACCAGTTGGAACAATATTACACATCCGTCCGAGAACTCGAAAAGTCGTTAGCTCGCCGAGTTGAGTGGGCCGACACGCCGAAGCCTCCTGTCGAAACAGATGACCTGCATGGAACGTACGAAAAGAAAATGGCTGGCCCCGAAGGGAACGGCGATTATCTTTACGACGACTACGCCAAGTTAATGTATGACTTGATTGCTCTAGCATTTCAAACAGACTCAACACGTGTTGTTTCCTACGTCGTCCGCAAGGAATTAGCCGGAGGCGTTTATCCCGAGTTCAACGTGTCCAAAGGTTATCACGCTCTCTCGCATCATGGGAACGATCCGCAAAGCCTGGAGGAGCTAGCTCGAGTCGATGCCATCTACATGACCCACTGGGCCTATTTCCTGGATCGATTGAAGTCGATCCGAGAAGCAGATGGAACGCTGCTGGACCGAACAATTCTCGGCTTATCGAGCGGGATGGGCTTCGAGCATAGCAAGAACAATCTCCCAACGATCATCAGCGGTGGCAACGCACTGGGCGTCAAGCATTGTGGACACTTGAAGCTGGAATCCGAAATCCCACTGGCATCTGTCTGGCAGACGATGCTCGACCGAGTAGGCGTCGACACCGGGAATCAATTTCAGGACAGCACTGGCCTTGTTCAAGCGTTGGTAAGTTAGATGACACGTCGAGCGTTACTCCTTGCACTGACTCTTCT
Above is a genomic segment from Blastopirellula marina containing:
- a CDS encoding DUF1552 domain-containing protein, coding for MPNSKTPWMSRRTFLRGSGVVMALPYLEAMMPSSVLSAPTPQAPPRIGMFYLGTGMNMRQFWPTQEGLDYQASRILKPLDKHRGQFTAINGTFLKAGGGHDGAYPFSTSIAKGERQRQSPDQDAALAIGTDTRFSSLQLSVDRGTNYGSQALATISWNEQGVPLAAENDPKVLFDRLFRPDTQEQKAEEKNEFRRRQSILDLVRDDAKQLAGRLGQTDRDQLEQYYTSVRELEKSLARRVEWADTPKPPVETDDLHGTYEKKMAGPEGNGDYLYDDYAKLMYDLIALAFQTDSTRVVSYVVRKELAGGVYPEFNVSKGYHALSHHGNDPQSLEELARVDAIYMTHWAYFLDRLKSIREADGTLLDRTILGLSSGMGFEHSKNNLPTIISGGNALGVKHCGHLKLESEIPLASVWQTMLDRVGVDTGNQFQDSTGLVQALVS